The region TTTGACGTACTGAAGCCGAGCTGAAAATCATTTACAAAAGCGGGCCGTAAGACCGGATTGCCGCTACGCTCAAAACTGGGGTTTGAGCGATCCACAAACGGATTGAGTTGGTAGATACCAGGACGTTGAATGCGCTGGGTGTAGCCAAAATTGAAACCGGCGTTGTTTTTCAACTTTCGATTGATGCTCAGCGACGGAATGACATTGACGTAATTCTGATTTACTCTTGAACCCGTGGATACAAAATCCGCTTTTACAAAGGTTTGTTCAATCCTTGCCCCCGCTTTTAGCCCCCATTTTTTGAATGTATATTGATACGTGTTATAAGCACCGAAAACGTTCTGCGTATTGGTAAACCGATTGCTTCGGAATGGGTCCGGATCAAAAGCATTCGCTGCCGTGACAAATGATTCAAACTGAAAATCGCTTCGGTTATCACGCATGATGGCTTTCAATCCCGCTTCGACGTTGAGTTTTTTTATCGGATACACATAATCCACCTGGAGGGTTTGCTCCGAGAATTGCTGATTGTTGACCTGGCGGTAATCGGGTAGGTTAACGTTGATCCGTTCGGTGATGTCTATCTGGCCCTTTTGGTTATTGCTGTAACCAAAATACCGGTAGGAAAATGTAAGCAGCTGGTTTTTGTTCACTTTAGCACTTCGTTGATAGTTAAAGGCAGCATCCATCCCGCGACCAAGATCACGACTGGTGTTGGCCAGCCCATATTGCTCAAGAAGCCCGGAGTCGGCCATCAGGAGGGAGTTTTGGGAGACAAACCCTCTAGCCTGACTGCCATTAATGTTGAACTGCGCACTAATCAGGTTAAGCGTGTCAAATTCGTAACTAATTTCGTAGCCCAGGTAACCGCTATAATTAGTTGATCGGTTAGTGCCGTTTTGGGTAAGATAGGTCGGGTCCTGGCCTCGGGTAGCGCGTTCGGACATCGTTCGGATACTTGGTATTCGATACTGGTTGCCCCCCGTCATCAAGGTCATCCCTAGCTTATTGAATTTGGCGGATACTGTGCCACCTACACCAGGCCCGCCCACCGGAAAACGCTCGCTAACGTTGACGGTGCCACTATAGCCATTGTCGACAGGTTTACGGGTAATGATGTTGATGATGCCCGCCAGACCTTCCGCGTCATATTTTGCCGGGGGGGTAGTGATCACTTCAATCCGTTCAATCGAGGAGGCAGGCATGCTCCGCAGGATGTCGCGGTAATTTCGTTCCATCATGCTTGACGGTTTGCCGTTAATCAGAATTCTGAAATCAGCATTTCCTTTTAGATAAACGTTATTGTCCGCGTCCACCGACAGCAGGGGCACTTTCCGCATCATTTCCAAGGCATTAAAGACCTTGTTTTCAGGATCGGCCTGCATATCGTACGTGATACGGTCAATTTCCTGCTTTACAATCTGTTTTGACGCTTTTACAACCACTTCCTTCAGGCCCACCAAGTCAGGCATCAGCGGTATGTTGCCTAAATCCCCTGCTTTTTGACTGGAATCCGGCAACTCCACCGTGATTCTGGTCGTCTTGTAGCCTACACCGACAACAGCCAGCGTATAACTTCCCGATTCCAACCCCGCAAACGAAAATGAGCCATCCGCTTTGGAATAATCGACTTTCAGAACGGTAGCTGGGCTCTTTATCAGATTTACCGTTATGAAAGTCAATGCGTTATGGCTTGCCGAATCGGAAATGATTCCGCGAATCGAATAGCCTGCTGCTTGATTTTGGGCGATACCCGTGTGTACACACAACTGGAGCATCAAAACCAAAAGTATGTTTATAATTTTCATACGTTTAATAATCAATCGATTGAAAAAGGCATGGCGATCCCAGTAAGAGATTCAGGCTCTTTTAGAGAAAAGCATAGGAACAGAAATGGAACAGTTATCGGTAGTAGCCAACCAGAATCAGGAAAGAAGCAGATTGTCTGGCTTTATGCGCTGTTAAAAAGCAGGAGAGAGGTTAAGGCAGGTTCACTTTTTCCTGGCCCAACGCTGCTCAATAACGAAGTTGAGGATTAAGCTAAGCCCCCCGAATAAAAATATCATGGCCAAGAAAGAGGTGCCTTTAAAGAATCCATAATAATCGTGCAGCACATGCCCACCAATAATGCCGATGGCAATTCCAACGAACAGCATCCCGAATTTGAGGGTAGACGAACCAGCGTTATTGCCCGAAAATATGGACGCGTCGACTCCTCTCTCGATCATAGCCATCCTTTCCCGGGAACGGGTCATCAGGAATACATACACGATTCCGAAAATGCCGGCAAATGCACCCAGGGCTATAAGTATATGTTTTATGTCATCACCACTCATACAGCTGTTCGTTTAATAGTTTTTATTGACTGATTTTGCCCCATATGACAGATGAAACAAAAATCGGGTTACAGTTTTCGATAAAAATTTATGGGTAAAAAAAATTGAGTCAAGCTGTAACCTCCTTTTGAAAACGAATGTCTAACTGGGCAAGGCGCGTAAATGGACTGCCAAATTAACGAATCGGCTCGTGAAGCAACCGGAAGATCAGGTCTATATCGAT is a window of Spirosoma linguale DSM 74 DNA encoding:
- a CDS encoding TonB-dependent receptor plug (PFAM: TonB-dependent receptor plug~KEGG: ccs:CCNA_00858 TonB-dependent receptor) — protein: MKIINILLVLMLQLCVHTGIAQNQAAGYSIRGIISDSASHNALTFITVNLIKSPATVLKVDYSKADGSFSFAGLESGSYTLAVVGVGYKTTRITVELPDSSQKAGDLGNIPLMPDLVGLKEVVVKASKQIVKQEIDRITYDMQADPENKVFNALEMMRKVPLLSVDADNNVYLKGNADFRILINGKPSSMMERNYRDILRSMPASSIERIEVITTPPAKYDAEGLAGIINIITRKPVDNGYSGTVNVSERFPVGGPGVGGTVSAKFNKLGMTLMTGGNQYRIPSIRTMSERATRGQDPTYLTQNGTNRSTNYSGYLGYEISYEFDTLNLISAQFNINGSQARGFVSQNSLLMADSGLLEQYGLANTSRDLGRGMDAAFNYQRSAKVNKNQLLTFSYRYFGYSNNQKGQIDITERINVNLPDYRQVNNQQFSEQTLQVDYVYPIKKLNVEAGLKAIMRDNRSDFQFESFVTAANAFDPDPFRSNRFTNTQNVFGAYNTYQYTFKKWGLKAGARIEQTFVKADFVSTGSRVNQNYVNVIPSLSINRKLKNNAGFNFGYTQRIQRPGIYQLNPFVDRSNPSFERSGNPVLRPAFVNDFQLGFSTSKKVSLNIGLGYTHLRDMIMAVAVFNPQTNITRLTFGNTGRARLFMLMLNSNYSINKNWNLSLNSRVAHGRVFGVVDGQAVSNQGFMYQANLSTGYKLAKGWRVNGNLNVVGPNINIQGTTNSIVSSSLSVSKDMFNYKLALSAAVNNPFTQFRNAYRETFGPNFNQVDLRRDYFRSFTVSLNYKFGKLKEAIKKNKRGIRNDDVQTDN